In the genome of Candidatus Woesearchaeota archaeon, one region contains:
- the amrS gene encoding AmmeMemoRadiSam system radical SAM enzyme, with protein sequence MKEASYYQKIEGGFVKCLLCPRGCTIPEGKSGFCNVRKNISGILYSLSYGNPIALNSDPIEKKPFFHFLPGSSAFSIGTFGCNLSCLNCQNWEMSRGIPKEGDLGISPKEIVSLAFENNCKTISFTYNEPTVFFEYALDIAKLAKKSGLRTSFVSNGYINEKPLLEISKYLDADNVDLKGFLPGFYRKVCSAELNPVLNSLLLLKKKKVHIEITNLIIPGLNDNMEDIERMCIWIKENLGRDVPLHFSRFFPMYKMENIQETPIKTLERAYSTAKKYLDYVYVGNVAIGKENTFCPNCKKMLIERFGFSVAKNSIKDGKCGFCGKEISGVWK encoded by the coding sequence ATGAAAGAAGCCAGCTATTACCAGAAGATTGAAGGGGGTTTCGTAAAGTGCCTGCTCTGCCCCAGGGGCTGCACAATCCCTGAAGGAAAGAGCGGATTCTGCAATGTGAGGAAGAATATTTCAGGAATCTTATATTCTCTTTCATATGGAAACCCTATTGCCCTTAATTCTGACCCAATTGAGAAAAAGCCGTTCTTTCATTTCCTTCCCGGAAGCAGCGCCTTTTCAATAGGCACTTTCGGATGCAATCTTTCCTGCCTGAACTGCCAGAACTGGGAGATGTCAAGGGGAATTCCAAAAGAAGGGGATTTGGGGATAAGCCCAAAGGAGATTGTTTCCCTTGCTTTTGAAAACAACTGCAAAACCATTTCATTCACATACAATGAGCCCACTGTTTTCTTTGAGTATGCTCTTGACATTGCAAAGCTTGCAAAAAAATCAGGGCTTAGGACAAGCTTTGTGAGCAACGGATACATCAATGAAAAGCCTCTTTTGGAAATCTCAAAATACCTGGATGCTGATAATGTTGACTTAAAGGGATTTTTACCTGGCTTTTACAGGAAGGTGTGCTCTGCTGAGCTTAATCCTGTTCTTAATTCCCTTCTTCTCCTGAAAAAAAAGAAGGTTCATATTGAGATTACAAATCTTATAATCCCCGGCTTAAATGACAATATGGAGGATATTGAGAGGATGTGCATCTGGATTAAGGAAAATCTTGGAAGGGATGTTCCGCTTCATTTTTCAAGGTTTTTCCCGATGTATAAGATGGAAAATATTCAGGAAACGCCGATAAAAACTCTTGAGCGCGCATATTCCACTGCAAAAAAATACCTGGACTATGTCTATGTGGGCAATGTTGCTATCGGAAAAGAGAATACCTTCTGCCCAAACTGCAAAAAGATGCTGATAGAGCGCTTTGGATTTTCCGTTGCTAAAAACAGCATTAAAGACGGGAAGTGCGGATTCTGCGGCAAGGAAATTTCAGGAGTGTGGAAATAG
- a CDS encoding DHHA1 domain-containing protein, translating to MPISKAEIEEIREYLLKSERPVYFFDDDPDGLSSFLLFYRFVGRGKGVIVKSSPEVKEEYAAKVNEYSADTVFVLDKPLMSQEFVEKCATKIIWLDHHEPVKLSGVNYYNPRISEAHDGRPTSYWCYRVVQQDLWLAIVGVIGDWYLPDKLADKFSKEYPDLLPEKMKDPAEVLFNTKLGELSRVFAFALKGKTTDVMKCIKILTRIKSPYEILREESSAGRFIYKKYLAVKKEYDELVKDILKHHSNDKMIIYTYPGQKMSFTGELSNEMLYRFPDRINIIGRNRGGTLKCSIRSSNGKLPETIKKCLVGLDGYGGGHENACGLCVKEKDFETFISRFREEIAKAEKN from the coding sequence ATGCCAATATCAAAAGCTGAGATTGAAGAGATAAGGGAGTATCTTTTAAAGTCTGAGCGCCCGGTTTATTTTTTTGATGACGATCCTGACGGCCTAAGCTCATTTCTTCTTTTTTACAGGTTTGTTGGAAGGGGAAAGGGAGTTATCGTAAAGTCCAGCCCCGAGGTAAAAGAGGAATATGCTGCCAAGGTTAATGAATATTCTGCTGACACTGTTTTTGTGCTTGATAAGCCGCTTATGAGCCAGGAATTTGTGGAGAAGTGCGCAACAAAGATAATCTGGCTGGACCATCACGAGCCAGTTAAGCTTTCTGGAGTGAATTATTACAACCCGAGGATTAGTGAAGCGCATGACGGAAGGCCTACATCTTACTGGTGCTACAGGGTTGTCCAGCAGGACTTATGGCTTGCAATTGTCGGGGTTATCGGCGACTGGTACCTTCCAGACAAGCTTGCTGACAAATTCTCAAAGGAATATCCCGACCTTCTGCCTGAAAAGATGAAAGACCCGGCTGAAGTGCTTTTCAACACAAAGCTCGGGGAATTAAGCAGGGTATTTGCATTCGCACTCAAGGGAAAGACAACTGATGTAATGAAATGCATAAAGATACTTACAAGGATAAAGTCGCCTTATGAAATCCTGCGCGAGGAAAGCTCAGCAGGAAGATTCATCTACAAAAAGTATCTTGCTGTGAAAAAGGAATATGACGAGCTTGTAAAGGACATTTTAAAGCACCATTCAAATGACAAGATGATAATTTACACTTATCCCGGGCAGAAGATGAGCTTCACAGGCGAGCTTAGCAACGAGATGCTTTACCGGTTCCCTGACAGGATAAATATAATCGGCAGGAACAGGGGAGGCACCTTGAAGTGCAGCATCCGCTCCTCAAATGGAAAGCTTCCCGAAACAATCAAAAAGTGCCTTGTAGGGCTTGATGGCTACGGTGGAGGTCATGAGAATGCCTGCGGGCTCTGCGTAAAGGAGAAGGACTTTGAAACATTCATCTCAAGGTTCAGAGAGGAGATTGCTAAAGCCGAAAAGAATTGA
- a CDS encoding deoxynucleoside kinase, with amino-acid sequence MAGNIGVGKSTLAEILGKIIECPVYEELDKKNPFLEKFYQEPSRWAFDSQMFFLSEKAKKMRQIEAAGKSAIIDRTIYEDINVFARAQKEFKYMNESEWKKYENLANEMTEHISYPDAIIYLRGNPNPTLWERINGRKRAEEVNSKSTLDVEYLHFLNGLYELMIYSMKKENKTRIHIIDTNYSRDDIISNCTKESIIKRVVEKSLGFLYSEFCGKNPGLL; translated from the coding sequence ATAGCGGGCAACATTGGCGTTGGAAAGTCCACTCTTGCGGAAATCCTTGGAAAAATCATTGAGTGCCCGGTTTACGAGGAACTTGATAAGAAAAACCCATTCCTTGAAAAGTTTTACCAGGAGCCGTCAAGATGGGCATTTGATAGCCAAATGTTCTTCCTTTCTGAGAAAGCCAAAAAAATGAGGCAGATAGAAGCAGCAGGGAAGTCTGCGATAATTGACAGGACAATATATGAGGACATCAATGTATTTGCAAGAGCCCAGAAGGAATTTAAGTATATGAATGAAAGCGAATGGAAAAAATATGAAAACCTTGCAAATGAGATGACTGAGCACATTTCCTATCCTGATGCAATAATCTATCTTCGGGGAAACCCAAACCCAACTCTCTGGGAAAGAATAAACGGAAGAAAGCGCGCTGAAGAGGTTAACAGCAAAAGCACTCTTGATGTTGAATATCTTCACTTCCTGAACGGGCTTTACGAGCTTATGATTTACTCAATGAAAAAGGAGAATAAGACAAGAATCCACATAATAGACACAAACTACTCGCGGGATGACATTATCTCAAACTGCACAAAAGAAAGTATTATAAAAAGAGTTGTTGAAAAAAGCCTTGGCTTTCTCTATTCTGAATTCTGCGGCAAAAACCCAGGGCTTCTCTAG